From a single Tachypleus tridentatus isolate NWPU-2018 chromosome 6, ASM421037v1, whole genome shotgun sequence genomic region:
- the LOC143254451 gene encoding amine oxidase [flavin-containing] A-like, translating into MSQKQLIPLQMSMKSGMIGTSEGNETDVIIVGAGLSGLSAAKLLTEKGLNVVVLEARDRVGGRTFTVRNDIVEWVDLGGAYVGPTQNHILRLAKELGVQTYKVFSDLKSIQYSKVSKFIHISDCGSEITPVVMCRYGNQENI; encoded by the exons ATACCACTTCAGATGTCTATGAAAAGTGGAATGATTGGGACTTCAGAAGGAAATGAAACCGATGTTATCATCGTAGGAGCCGGACTGAGTG GGCTCTCAGCAGCAAAACTTCTTACAGAAAAAGGGTTAAATGTGGTTGTATTGGAAGCACGTGATCGTGTGGGTGGCCGAACTTTTACCGTCAGA AATGATATTGTAGAATGGGTTGACTTGGGAGGCGCCTATGTTGGTCCAACCCAAAACCACATTCTTCGACTGGCTAAAGAATTGGGAGTTCAGACCTATAAAGTGTTTTCTGACCTGAAAAGCATACAGTACAGCAAAGTAAGTAAATTTATTCATATATCTGATTGTG GATCAGAGATCACGCCAGTGGTCATGTGCAGGTATGGTAATCAAGAAAAtatttga